Genomic window (Streptomyces sp. LX-29):
CCACCCGCGCCAACGCCGCGGCGCTGGGGCTGGAGTCGCTGATCGAGGTGGTCTGCGCCGATGTCGCCGAGATCGACACGACCCCGTACGACGCGGTCTTCGTCGACCCCGCGCGGCGCGGCGGCCGGGGCCGGATCTTCGACCCCGAGGCGTACTCCCCGCCGCTGTCCTGGGCCGTCGCCACGGCCCGCGCCGCGCGGTACGCCGCCCTCAAGATCGCACCCGGGGTGCCGCACGAGGCGATCCCGGACGAGGCCGAGGCGGAGTGGATCTCGGACGGCGGGGAGGTGAAGGAGGCGGTGCTGTGGTTCGGCACCGCGCCGGGCGCTCGGCGCGCGACCCTGCTGCCGCGCGGCGAGTCGCTGACCGGCCGGGGCCTGCCCGATCCCCCGGTCCGCCCGGTCGGCCGCTTCCTCTACGAGCCGGACGGCGCCGTCATCCGCGCCCATCTGGTGGCGGAGGTGGCCGAAGAGGTGGACGGCGGCCTGATCGACGAGACGATCGCGTACGTCACCTCCGACGAACTGCGCCCCACCGCGTACGCCACCGCCTACGAGATCACCGATGTGCTGCCGTTCAACGTCAAGCGACTGCGCGCGCTGCTGCGCGAGCGCGGGGTGGGCGTGGTGACGGTCAAGAAGCGGGGGTCTGCGGTGGAGCCGGAGGAGCTGCGCAAGAAGCTCAAGCTCGACGGGTCGCGCGGGGCGACGTCCTGCACGGTCTTCCTGACCCGGGTCGCCGGGCACCCGAGCATGCTGCTGGGGCACCCGGCCTGACCCGCCGCCTTCAGGCCACCACCTCAGGCCACCGCGCCGGGCACCTTGCCGGCGCCGCCGGGGGCCTCCGAAGGGTCGCCCGCGCGGGCGTCCGACCGGTCGCCCGTACGGCCCTCCGAAGGGTCGCCCGGACGGTCGCCCGACCGGTCGCCCGGACGGCCCTGCGGGCGGGGCTCCACGCGGTCGCCCCGGAGGAGGAGCCAGGCGACCAGCGCCGCCACCGCCAGGAGGGCGCCCGCCCAGAGGTAGGCCGTGGCGTAGCCGTCGACGAGACCGCGCGGGGTGGCGTCGTCGCCGGTGGTGTGGGAGGCGACCGTGGCGAGCACGGCCAGCCCCAGCGAGCCGCCGATCTGCCGGGAGCTGTTGATCAGACCGGAGGCCATGCCGGTCTCGGGCGCGGCGACCCCCGCGGTGGCGGCCGTGCCCATCGGCACCACGCACAGCCCGATCCCGACGCTGGCCGCCAGCGAGGGGCCGAGGACGGAGTCGGCGAAGCCGCCGTCGACGCCGACCGCGAGCCCGAACCAGACGAAGCCGGCCGCCCCCAGCAGTCCACCCGCCAGCAGCAGTGTCGCCGCGCCCAGCCGCGCCATCGCGCGGGTGGCGAGCAGCGAGCCGACCACCACGCCGGCGCTGAAGGGCAGGAAGGCGACGCCGGTGGCGATCTCGCCGTAGCCCAGGATCCGCTGCATGTAGAGCGAGGTGAAGTAGAAGGCGGCGAACTGGCCGGAGAAGAGCAGCAGGGTGAAGAGGTTGGCGGCCAGCACCGGGCGGAGCGTCAGCAGGCCCAGCCGCAGCAGCGGCTGGCGCACCCGCAGCTCGGCGACGGCGAACGCGGCCAGCAGCACCGCCGCCGCCCCCAGGGTGCCCACGGTCCACGCCGAGGCCCAGCCCTCGGTCTCGGTCCGCACCAGCCCCAGCACCAGCGCCGTCATGCCGGTGGTGACCAGCAGCGCCCCGGCGACGTCGAGTCGGGGCGCGGGCCCGTCACGCCGGTCGCGCGCCACCGAGCGGACGGCGGCCACGAGCGCGAAGGCCACGATCGGCACGTTGACCAGCAGCACGGCGCGCCAGCCGGTCCACTCGGTGAGCACCCCGCCCACCAGCACCCCGACCGCGCCGCCCGCGGCGCCGGCCATGCCCCACAGACCCAGCGCGCGGGACCGGGCCGGCCCGGCCGGGAAGGTGACGGTGATCAGCGCGAAGGCGACGGGCGCGAGCGCGGCGGCGCCCACCCCCTGCAGCGCCCGGGCGGCGACCAGGCCGCTCGCCGCATCCACCAGTCCGCCGACCAGGCTGGCTCCGCCGAAGATCACCAGCCCGCCGACCAGGGTGCGGCGACGGCCGATGATGTCCGCCAGCCGCCCGCCGAGCATCAGCAGCCCGCCGAAGGCGAGCGCGTAGGCGTTGACCACCCACAGCAGGCTCTCCTCGCTGAAGCCGAGGTCCGCGCGGATGTCGGGCAGCGCGACGTTCACCACCGACATGTCCAGCGCCACCATGAACTGCACGGTGAGCGCCACCGCCAGCAGCCAACGCGCCTGTTTCACCTGGTCGTTCACGGGTTTCGCATCCCCTCTCCGCCATTTGTGTACGCGTACACCAAGAAAGTGTACGCGTACACAAACGACAATGGGGCGGTGACGACGAAGACTGAGGGCGCGCCGGACAGGCGGCGAGGGCGAAGCGGGACGGGTGGCGCGGGCGCGACCGCGGGATCGGGCAGGTCGCCGGGCGGGCGGCCGGCGCGCCTGGAGCTGGAGACGATCGTCGACACCGCGCGCCGCATCCTCGAGACGGAGGGCGTCGAGGCCCTGAGCATGCGGCGGCTGGCCAAGGAGGTCGGCTCCACGCCGATGGCGCTCTACCGCCACGTCCGCGACAAGGACGAGCTGCTCGCCCGCGTGCTGTCCGGAACGGCCGCCGCGCTCCCCCGGCCCGAACTGCCCCGGGACCCGCGCGAGCGACTGCTCGCGGTCTGCCTGCACATGCACGACCTCCTCAAGGCGCAGCCGTGGGTGGTGCAGGTGCTCAGCCTCGGCGACCTCACCGACAAGGGCGCGCTGTGGATGACGGAGGAGATCATCGACACCTCGATGGCCTGCGGGCTGAGCGAGCGCGACGCGCTGCACGCCTACCGCACCATCTGGCACTACGTGCTCGGCACCCTGATCTACCAGGCCGCCGTGGCCCGCCGCGCCGAGGACCCCGAGCGGCACCGCGCCTACCTGGACATGCTCGCGGGGGTGGACCCGGCCGAGATGCCACGGATGGCCGCGCTCGGCGGCCGCTGGGAGGAGCTGGCCGCGTCCTACGACGTCGCGAGCGGGCTGCGGGCGGTGATCGCGGGACTGCTGGCACAGGGAGGGGCTCGGGCGCAGGGAGAGGCTCTGGCACCGGGAGAGGCTCTGGCACAGGGAGAGGCTCTGGCACCGGGAGAGGCTCTGGCACCGGGTGCCGACACACCGGCGCGAAAGGCCGCACCGAGAGGCCACCCGTAGTAGTTTCACTCCCCACCGAGAGCCAGCCAACCAGCTTTTCCTATGGGGCAGTTGAGGCCCCGGGATGGGGTGAACGTGTCGTTGGACGCGCGATGGTCCGGCCGTCGGACCGAATCCGATCCTCGTATGCGCCTCAACCACGCCGATGGGGTGACGGCGGGCGGCGGCTCGGAAGGGTTGGTGGTGTACCAGGACGACCTGGGACAGGTCGGCCACGAGGCCCACACGCTGCACACCCGGCTCAGGAAGGCCGGCGACGTCGCCCAGGGATCCGAGGGCGACGGCTCGACGGCGAAGGCGGCGGCGACGCTGACCTCGCACGGCTTCGCGATGGGCGGCGCCCTGACCACCACCGCCTTCGTGTGGCGGCGCCAGGTCGAGACCCTGCTTCAGGCGTGCGCCCACATCTCCAACCACCTGGACTACACGAAGCAGTCGACGGCGCGGGAGGACGCGAAGATCGCCGCCTCCCTTCGCTACCGCGACGGCAGCACCGAGCCCGTCTCCGAGATCCTCACCCACTTCCGATAAGGGACCGTGCCATGACGGGACTGACCTTCGACAGCCTCTACCACGTCTCCTTATCCAGCCTCGCCTCCTCGGTCCATGACTGGCAGGCGATGATGAAGCAGCTCGACACCCTCGCGACCGACGCCTCCGAAGGGATGGCACGAAAGGCGGAGGCCGCCCGCTGGGAGGGCGTGAACTCCGATGTCACCAGGCCCTTCATCCGCAAGACGGCCAAGGAGTTCCGCGACGCCCACACCGAGGCGACCAGCATCTGGGCCGTCCTCAGGGACGCGCACGCCGACCTCGCGGAACTCCAGAAGACGCTGAAGAAGCTCATCGACGAGGACGCGAAGACGGCCGGCATCCGCGTGATCGGCAGGGACGACGGCACCGTGTCGTGCGCCCTGCTGCGCGAGGCCGGGCAGAACGACGACCCCAGCCCGGCGGACCGCGACAAGCTGGGGCAGTGGGAAGGCCGCATCAACCGCCTGATCGCCGAGGCCCAGGAGATCGACGACTCCGTGGTGCGGGCTCTCAGGAAGAGCCATGGCCGCGACAACCACAACTTCGGCCACGCGAGGTACGACTCCCTGGACGACGCCCAGGCGGAGCAGGCGATCCACCTCGCCAGGAAGAGCCTCGCCGCATACGAGAACGGCGAGAAACCCACCCGGAAAGAGCTCACCCGACTCCGGGACCTGCTCGCCCACAACCACGACGACCCCGAGTTCGCGGTCGACTTCTACAAGACCCTCGGCCCCAGGGACGCCCTGCTCTTCGAAGCCCAGATCGCCAGCGACGCCTCGGCCCACGGCGACGCGACACAGCTCAAGCTGGCGCGAAGCATCCAGGACGGCATGGGCGAAACCCTCGCGACCGCCACCCGACCGCACACGGAGGACAGGAGCACGTCCTTCCGCGAGAGCAAGGACTACCTCGGCAGGCCCTGGCTGACCGAACTCCAGCGCGTCGGCCGCGAACGACTCAACCCGGCCGTCTGGCACGGCCAGGCCAGGGTCACGGGCTACCAGGTCCTGGCGACGCTGCTGCGGCACGGCGAGTACGACAAGCGATTCCTCGTCCCCCTCGGCCGGGACATGGTCACGTTCGAACGCGAACAGGACGGCCGATGGCCCGTCCCCGACAGCAACTCCGGCGGCCGAACCCGCTTCGACCTCAACCTCGACAAGGAGGGTGGCCCCGGCTG
Coding sequences:
- a CDS encoding DUF6571 family protein, coding for MTGLTFDSLYHVSLSSLASSVHDWQAMMKQLDTLATDASEGMARKAEAARWEGVNSDVTRPFIRKTAKEFRDAHTEATSIWAVLRDAHADLAELQKTLKKLIDEDAKTAGIRVIGRDDGTVSCALLREAGQNDDPSPADRDKLGQWEGRINRLIAEAQEIDDSVVRALRKSHGRDNHNFGHARYDSLDDAQAEQAIHLARKSLAAYENGEKPTRKELTRLRDLLAHNHDDPEFAVDFYKTLGPRDALLFEAQIASDASAHGDATQLKLARSIQDGMGETLATATRPHTEDRSTSFRESKDYLGRPWLTELQRVGRERLNPAVWHGQARVTGYQVLATLLRHGEYDKRFLVPLGRDMVTFEREQDGRWPVPDSNSGGRTRFDLNLDKEGGPGWDPMTGLLEALGHSPEASTAFFHGSTGGGDSDLEKISNLDYFLGDADGEGGRDWISDKFNGLQQPDEESKVPAKDALGHALESAVSGRPYGSGGPLLNHTDEQAELFRSVVERLGDNSDLIKPDGELAPIADSLGNMSAEYVRDIDRVFAGGDDNDYFWHDGAIADLSDLGGKRGELHEFLHAVAQDPNAYSSITHAQQAVATEAMQKAIVTREDVDLNDVAPVAGKPVATLYGIVADGRADAIAASDNSVEKIREYNEKLGTGSEWAAFILERAAEPIAQRTPIVGEAMGWTIGAVKDAVVGHYSMNEEQAAKEIERDRVKFVNWQGEELAQATKQAFLNAAEREGLDLESRAVETAAADVYQEAVDSYTNGKGRV
- a CDS encoding MFS transporter encodes the protein MVALDMSVVNVALPDIRADLGFSEESLLWVVNAYALAFGGLLMLGGRLADIIGRRRTLVGGLVIFGGASLVGGLVDAASGLVAARALQGVGAAALAPVAFALITVTFPAGPARSRALGLWGMAGAAGGAVGVLVGGVLTEWTGWRAVLLVNVPIVAFALVAAVRSVARDRRDGPAPRLDVAGALLVTTGMTALVLGLVRTETEGWASAWTVGTLGAAAVLLAAFAVAELRVRQPLLRLGLLTLRPVLAANLFTLLLFSGQFAAFYFTSLYMQRILGYGEIATGVAFLPFSAGVVVGSLLATRAMARLGAATLLLAGGLLGAAGFVWFGLAVGVDGGFADSVLGPSLAASVGIGLCVVPMGTAATAGVAAPETGMASGLINSSRQIGGSLGLAVLATVASHTTGDDATPRGLVDGYATAYLWAGALLAVAALVAWLLLRGDRVEPRPQGRPGDRSGDRPGDPSEGRTGDRSDARAGDPSEAPGGAGKVPGAVA
- a CDS encoding class I SAM-dependent methyltransferase; protein product: MDVDVFDRLTRSDEGQALLAALRDFEPRQELAIATRLRRDHPAELVSAALEQARLRQRAEPKFGADAYRMYFTPHGVEQSTRARVANYRAERLAALGVASVADLCCGIGGDAVALARAGIAVLAVDRDPATCAATRANAAALGLESLIEVVCADVAEIDTTPYDAVFVDPARRGGRGRIFDPEAYSPPLSWAVATARAARYAALKIAPGVPHEAIPDEAEAEWISDGGEVKEAVLWFGTAPGARRATLLPRGESLTGRGLPDPPVRPVGRFLYEPDGAVIRAHLVAEVAEEVDGGLIDETIAYVTSDELRPTAYATAYEITDVLPFNVKRLRALLRERGVGVVTVKKRGSAVEPEELRKKLKLDGSRGATSCTVFLTRVAGHPSMLLGHPA
- a CDS encoding TetR/AcrR family transcriptional regulator, whose translation is MTTKTEGAPDRRRGRSGTGGAGATAGSGRSPGGRPARLELETIVDTARRILETEGVEALSMRRLAKEVGSTPMALYRHVRDKDELLARVLSGTAAALPRPELPRDPRERLLAVCLHMHDLLKAQPWVVQVLSLGDLTDKGALWMTEEIIDTSMACGLSERDALHAYRTIWHYVLGTLIYQAAVARRAEDPERHRAYLDMLAGVDPAEMPRMAALGGRWEELAASYDVASGLRAVIAGLLAQGGARAQGEALAPGEALAQGEALAPGEALAPGADTPARKAAPRGHP